A window from Theropithecus gelada isolate Dixy chromosome 1, Tgel_1.0, whole genome shotgun sequence encodes these proteins:
- the VANGL2 gene encoding vang-like protein 2 produces MDTESQYSGYSYKSGHSRSSRKHRDRRDRHRSKSRDGSRGDKSVTIQAPGEPLLDNESTRGDERDDNWGETTTVVTGTSEHSISHDDLTRIAKDMEDSVPLDCSRHLGVAAGATLALLSFLTPLAFLLLPPLLWREELEPCGTACEGLFISVAFKLLILLLGSWALFFRRPKASLPRVFVLRALLMVLVFLLVVSYWLFYGVRILDARERSYQGVVQFAVSLVDALLFVHYLAVVLLELRQLQPQFTLKVVRSTDGASRFYNVGHLSIQRVAVWILEKYYHDFPVYNPALLNLPKSVLAKKVSGFKVYSLGEENSTNNSTGQSRAVIAAAARRRDNSHNEYYYEEAEHERRVRKRRARLVVAVEEAFTHIKRLQEEEQKNPREVMDPREAAQAIFASMARAMQKYLRTTKQQPYHTMESILQHLEFCITHDMTPKAFLERYLAAGPTIQYHKERWLAKQWTLVSEEPVTNGLKDGIVFLLKRQDFSLVVSTKKVPFFKLSEEFVDPKSHKFVMRLQSETSV; encoded by the exons ATGGACACCGAGTCCCAGTACTCGGGCTATTCCTACAAGTCGGGCCACTCCCGCAGCTCCCGCAAGCACAG GGACCGCCGGGACCGACACCGCTCTAAGAGTCGAGATGGGAGCCGAGGGGACAAGTCGGTGACAATCCAGGCTCCCGGGGAGCCCCTGCTGGACAATGAGTCCACACGAGGGGATGAGCGG GATGACAACTGGGGGGAAACGACGACAGTAGTAACGGGCACCTCAGAGCACAGCATCTCCCACGATGACCTCACGCGCATCGCCAAGGACATGGAGGACAGTGTCCCTCTGGACTGCTCCCGTCACCTGGGTGTGGCGGCAGGGGCCACCCTGGCGCTGCTGTCTTTCCTCACGCCGCTGGCCTTCCTGCTGCTGCCCCCACTGCTGTGGCGGGAGGAGCTGGAGCCTTGCGGGACGGCCTGCGAGGGCCTCTTCATCTCTGTGGCCTTCAAGCTGCTTATCCTGCTGCTGGGCAGCTGGGCTCTGTTCTTCCGCCGGCCCAAGGCCTCGCTGCCCCGCGTCTTTGTGCTGCGCGCCCTACTCATGGTGCTGGTTTTCCTGCTCGTGGTCTCCTACTGGCTCTTCTATGGTGTGCGCATCCTGGATGCTCGGGAGCGCAGCTACCAGGGCGTGGTGCAGTTCGCCGTGTCGCTGGTGGACGCCCTTCTTTTCGTACACTACCTGGCCGTGGTCCTGCTGGAGCTGCgccagctccagcctcagttcACGCTCAAGGTCGTGCGCTCCACCGACGGCGCCAGCCGCTTCTACAACGTTGGCCATCTCAG CATCCAGCGCGTGGCAGTGTGGATCCTGGAGAAGTATTACCATGACTTCCCTGTCTACAACCCTGCCCTCCTCAACCTGCCCAAGTCCGTCCTGGCCAAGAAAGTGTCTGGCTTCAAGGTGTATTCCCTCGGAGAGG AAAACAGCACCAACAACTCCACTGGCCAGTCTCGGGCTGTGATCGCAGCGGCAGCTCGGAGGCGGGACAACAGTCACAATGAGTACTACTATGAGGAGGCTGAGCATGAGCGAAGGGTGCGCAAGAGGAGGGCCAG GCTTGTAGTGGCAGTGGAAGAGGCCTTCACTCACATTAAGCGGCTGcaggaagaggagcagaagaaCCCCAGGGAAGTGATGGACCCCCGGGAGGCAGCCCAAGCCATCTTCGCATCCATGGCCCGTGCCATGCAGAAGTACCTTCGGACCACCAAGCAGCAACCCTACCACACCATGGAGAGCATCCTGCAGCACCTTGAATTCTGCATCACGCATGACATGACGCCCAAG GCCTTCTTGGAGCGATACTTGGCGGCTGGACCTACCATCCAGTACCACAAGGAACGCTGGCTGGCCAAACAGTGGACACTGGTGAGCGAGGAGCCGGTGACCAACGGGCTTAAGGATGGCATCGTTTTCCTCTTAAAACGCCAGGACTTCAGCCTGGTGGTCAGCACTAAGAAGGTCCCATTCTTCAAACTCTCCGAGGAATTTGTGGATCCCAAGTCGCACAAGTTTGTCATGAGGCTGCAGTCTGAGACCTCAGTGTGA